The Euphorbia lathyris chromosome 3, ddEupLath1.1, whole genome shotgun sequence genome contains a region encoding:
- the LOC136224339 gene encoding uncharacterized protein: MAVPDETPKQNTTTTFRCPSRRRISLRRRKLPVLRLGGGDKKARRGYFIVRILKKMRLRWVKLQYSSMLRRLKQYYSNLIKDVIEGGSSFESYQQRLVMEASIAVPVMGFSFAPSMAAYDRPRYL; the protein is encoded by the coding sequence ATGGCTGTTCCCGACGAAACCCCAAAACAAAACACAACCACCACATTCCGATGTCCATCTCGCCGGAGAATCTCCCTACGTCGGCGAAAACTGCCGGTCCTCCGGCTAGGCGGGGGGGATAAAAAGGCAAGAAGAGGGTATTTTATAGTGAGAATACTGAAAAAGATGAGATTAAGATGGGTGAAATTGCAATATTCAAGTATGTTAAGGAGGCTAAAACAGTATTACAGTAATTTAATAAAGGATGTAATAGAAGGTGGATCTAGTTTTGAATCTTATCAACAAAGGCTTGTAATGGAGGCTAGTATTGCTGTTCCTGTTATGGGTTTCTCTTTCGCCCCTTCCATGGCTGCTTATGATCGTCCTCGGtacttgtaa